The Geotrypetes seraphini chromosome 8, aGeoSer1.1, whole genome shotgun sequence genome includes a region encoding these proteins:
- the MKNK2 gene encoding MAP kinase-interacting serine/threonine-protein kinase 2 isoform X1 gives MVQKKTEVKGFHRSFKGQNPFELVGYNDPETNHLESVFNFECPARPDMPSSQPIDIPDAKKRNKKKKRCRATDSFSGRFEDMYALREEILGKGAHAKVQSCVNLITNKEYAVKIIEKRPGHSRSRVFREVEMLYQCQGHRNILELIEFFEEEDKFYLVFEKMHGGSILNHIHRRRQFNEKEASIVVRDIASALDFLHNKGIAHRDLKPENILCESPGQISPVKICDFDLGSGIKLNSDCSPISTPELLTPCGSAEYMAPEVVEAFSEEATIYDKRCDLWSLGVIQYIMLSGYPPFVGHCGTDCGWDHGEACHTCQNMLFESIQEGKYEFPDKDWAHISFGAKDLISKLLVRDAKKRLSAAEVLQHPWVQGCAPDNTLPTPVILQRNSCAKELTTFAAEAIAVNRQLAQHEEDEEAGNQPIIIKATSCSMHLSPPSESKLAKRRQRTSMAKAMAAREQPAAQLVIVAKHV, from the exons ATATGCCTTCCAGTCAACCCATTGACATCCCAGATGCCAAGAAAAGGAATAAGAAAAAGAAACGCTGTCGTGCCACTGACAGTTTCTCAGGACGGTTTGAAG ATATGTATGCGCTCCGGGAAGAGATCCTTGGGAAAGGAGCCCATGCCAAAGTCCAATCTTGCGTTAACCTAATAACTAACAAGGAATATGCTGTAAAG ATCATTGAAAAGCGGCCAGGACACAGCCGCAGCAGAGTGTTCCGTGAGGTGGAGATGTTGTATCAGTGCCAGGGCCACAG GAACATCTTGGAACTGATTGAGTTCTTTGAGGAGGAAGACAAATTCTATCTGGTGTTTGAGAAGATGCATGGAG GGTCCATCCTGAATCACATTCATCGCAGGCGACAGTTTAATGAGAAGGAAGCCAGCATTGTGGTCCGGGACATTGCAAGTGCACTGGATTTCTTGCACAATAAAG GAATAGCACACAGGGATTTGAAACCAGAAAATATTCTTTGTGAAAGCCCAGGTCAG ATTTCCCCAGTGAAGATCTGTGACTTTGATTTGGGAAGTGGAATTAAACTGAACAGTGACTGTTCCCCCATCTCGACTCCCGAGCTACTCACGCCG tgtGGATCTGCAGAGTATATGGCTCCAGAGGTTGTGGAGGCATTTAGTGAAGAGGCTACCATCTATGACAAGCGCTGTGACCTGTGGAGCCTGGGGGTCATCCAGTATATCATGTTGAGTGGTTACCCCCCGTTTGTGGGACACTGTGGCACTGACTGTGGCTGGGACCATGGTGAGGCCTGCCACACATGTCAG AATATGCTGTTTGAGAGCATCCAGGAGGGGAAGTATGAGTTTCCTGACAAGGACTGGGCTCACATTTCTTTTGGAGCCAAAGATCTGATTTCCAAACTCCTGGTGCGAGATGCCAAGAAGCGACTTAGTGCAGCAGAAGTGCTGCAGCACCCATGGGTGCAAGGG tgtGCCCCAGACAACACTCTCCCAACTCCTGTCATCTTGCAGAG GAATAGCTGTGCCAAAGAGCTGACCACCTTTGCTGCAGAGGCTATTGCAGTTAACCGGCAGCTGGCGCAGCATGAGGAAGACGAAGAGGCAGGGAACCAGCCAATCATCATCAAAGCTACCTCATGCTCCATGCATCTGTCCCCACCTTCTGAGTCCAAGTTGGCGAAGCGGCGGCAGAGAACCAGCATGGCAAAAGCAATGGCAGCCAGAGAGCAACCAGCTGCACAGCTGGTCATTGTGGCAAAACATGTGTGA
- the MKNK2 gene encoding MAP kinase-interacting serine/threonine-protein kinase 2 isoform X2, producing MPSSQPIDIPDAKKRNKKKKRCRATDSFSGRFEDMYALREEILGKGAHAKVQSCVNLITNKEYAVKIIEKRPGHSRSRVFREVEMLYQCQGHRNILELIEFFEEEDKFYLVFEKMHGGSILNHIHRRRQFNEKEASIVVRDIASALDFLHNKGIAHRDLKPENILCESPGQISPVKICDFDLGSGIKLNSDCSPISTPELLTPCGSAEYMAPEVVEAFSEEATIYDKRCDLWSLGVIQYIMLSGYPPFVGHCGTDCGWDHGEACHTCQNMLFESIQEGKYEFPDKDWAHISFGAKDLISKLLVRDAKKRLSAAEVLQHPWVQGCAPDNTLPTPVILQRNSCAKELTTFAAEAIAVNRQLAQHEEDEEAGNQPIIIKATSCSMHLSPPSESKLAKRRQRTSMAKAMAAREQPAAQLVIVAKHV from the exons ATGCCTTCCAGTCAACCCATTGACATCCCAGATGCCAAGAAAAGGAATAAGAAAAAGAAACGCTGTCGTGCCACTGACAGTTTCTCAGGACGGTTTGAAG ATATGTATGCGCTCCGGGAAGAGATCCTTGGGAAAGGAGCCCATGCCAAAGTCCAATCTTGCGTTAACCTAATAACTAACAAGGAATATGCTGTAAAG ATCATTGAAAAGCGGCCAGGACACAGCCGCAGCAGAGTGTTCCGTGAGGTGGAGATGTTGTATCAGTGCCAGGGCCACAG GAACATCTTGGAACTGATTGAGTTCTTTGAGGAGGAAGACAAATTCTATCTGGTGTTTGAGAAGATGCATGGAG GGTCCATCCTGAATCACATTCATCGCAGGCGACAGTTTAATGAGAAGGAAGCCAGCATTGTGGTCCGGGACATTGCAAGTGCACTGGATTTCTTGCACAATAAAG GAATAGCACACAGGGATTTGAAACCAGAAAATATTCTTTGTGAAAGCCCAGGTCAG ATTTCCCCAGTGAAGATCTGTGACTTTGATTTGGGAAGTGGAATTAAACTGAACAGTGACTGTTCCCCCATCTCGACTCCCGAGCTACTCACGCCG tgtGGATCTGCAGAGTATATGGCTCCAGAGGTTGTGGAGGCATTTAGTGAAGAGGCTACCATCTATGACAAGCGCTGTGACCTGTGGAGCCTGGGGGTCATCCAGTATATCATGTTGAGTGGTTACCCCCCGTTTGTGGGACACTGTGGCACTGACTGTGGCTGGGACCATGGTGAGGCCTGCCACACATGTCAG AATATGCTGTTTGAGAGCATCCAGGAGGGGAAGTATGAGTTTCCTGACAAGGACTGGGCTCACATTTCTTTTGGAGCCAAAGATCTGATTTCCAAACTCCTGGTGCGAGATGCCAAGAAGCGACTTAGTGCAGCAGAAGTGCTGCAGCACCCATGGGTGCAAGGG tgtGCCCCAGACAACACTCTCCCAACTCCTGTCATCTTGCAGAG GAATAGCTGTGCCAAAGAGCTGACCACCTTTGCTGCAGAGGCTATTGCAGTTAACCGGCAGCTGGCGCAGCATGAGGAAGACGAAGAGGCAGGGAACCAGCCAATCATCATCAAAGCTACCTCATGCTCCATGCATCTGTCCCCACCTTCTGAGTCCAAGTTGGCGAAGCGGCGGCAGAGAACCAGCATGGCAAAAGCAATGGCAGCCAGAGAGCAACCAGCTGCACAGCTGGTCATTGTGGCAAAACATGTGTGA
- the MKNK2 gene encoding MAP kinase-interacting serine/threonine-protein kinase 2 isoform X3: MLCSGCLVPADMYALREEILGKGAHAKVQSCVNLITNKEYAVKIIEKRPGHSRSRVFREVEMLYQCQGHRNILELIEFFEEEDKFYLVFEKMHGGSILNHIHRRRQFNEKEASIVVRDIASALDFLHNKGIAHRDLKPENILCESPGQISPVKICDFDLGSGIKLNSDCSPISTPELLTPCGSAEYMAPEVVEAFSEEATIYDKRCDLWSLGVIQYIMLSGYPPFVGHCGTDCGWDHGEACHTCQNMLFESIQEGKYEFPDKDWAHISFGAKDLISKLLVRDAKKRLSAAEVLQHPWVQGCAPDNTLPTPVILQRNSCAKELTTFAAEAIAVNRQLAQHEEDEEAGNQPIIIKATSCSMHLSPPSESKLAKRRQRTSMAKAMAAREQPAAQLVIVAKHV; the protein is encoded by the exons ATGCTTTGTTCTGGGTGTCTTGTGCCTGCAGATATGTATGCGCTCCGGGAAGAGATCCTTGGGAAAGGAGCCCATGCCAAAGTCCAATCTTGCGTTAACCTAATAACTAACAAGGAATATGCTGTAAAG ATCATTGAAAAGCGGCCAGGACACAGCCGCAGCAGAGTGTTCCGTGAGGTGGAGATGTTGTATCAGTGCCAGGGCCACAG GAACATCTTGGAACTGATTGAGTTCTTTGAGGAGGAAGACAAATTCTATCTGGTGTTTGAGAAGATGCATGGAG GGTCCATCCTGAATCACATTCATCGCAGGCGACAGTTTAATGAGAAGGAAGCCAGCATTGTGGTCCGGGACATTGCAAGTGCACTGGATTTCTTGCACAATAAAG GAATAGCACACAGGGATTTGAAACCAGAAAATATTCTTTGTGAAAGCCCAGGTCAG ATTTCCCCAGTGAAGATCTGTGACTTTGATTTGGGAAGTGGAATTAAACTGAACAGTGACTGTTCCCCCATCTCGACTCCCGAGCTACTCACGCCG tgtGGATCTGCAGAGTATATGGCTCCAGAGGTTGTGGAGGCATTTAGTGAAGAGGCTACCATCTATGACAAGCGCTGTGACCTGTGGAGCCTGGGGGTCATCCAGTATATCATGTTGAGTGGTTACCCCCCGTTTGTGGGACACTGTGGCACTGACTGTGGCTGGGACCATGGTGAGGCCTGCCACACATGTCAG AATATGCTGTTTGAGAGCATCCAGGAGGGGAAGTATGAGTTTCCTGACAAGGACTGGGCTCACATTTCTTTTGGAGCCAAAGATCTGATTTCCAAACTCCTGGTGCGAGATGCCAAGAAGCGACTTAGTGCAGCAGAAGTGCTGCAGCACCCATGGGTGCAAGGG tgtGCCCCAGACAACACTCTCCCAACTCCTGTCATCTTGCAGAG GAATAGCTGTGCCAAAGAGCTGACCACCTTTGCTGCAGAGGCTATTGCAGTTAACCGGCAGCTGGCGCAGCATGAGGAAGACGAAGAGGCAGGGAACCAGCCAATCATCATCAAAGCTACCTCATGCTCCATGCATCTGTCCCCACCTTCTGAGTCCAAGTTGGCGAAGCGGCGGCAGAGAACCAGCATGGCAAAAGCAATGGCAGCCAGAGAGCAACCAGCTGCACAGCTGGTCATTGTGGCAAAACATGTGTGA